The proteins below come from a single Gordonia sp. X0973 genomic window:
- a CDS encoding HAD family phosphatase — MTSTGRSANARPGVAAFFDLDKTVIARSSALAFTKPFYSGGLINRRSVIKSAYAQLLFTLTGADEDQVEKLRAHVTDMCRGWPVDQINSIVQETLHDIVEPLVFAEATELIANHQARGHAVVLISASGREMVEPIGEMLGVDAVRASRMAVTDGRYSGELEFYCYGTAKADAMRELAEQLGYDLAECYAYSDSITDLPMLAAVGHPTAVNPDRALRKEATANGWPILAFDRPVGLSDRLTPSPRTLAVSAATGAGVAAIGAAFYYGWLRRRLHA; from the coding sequence GTGACCTCAACAGGCCGGTCCGCCAACGCCCGCCCGGGCGTCGCGGCCTTCTTCGACTTGGACAAGACGGTGATCGCGCGGTCGAGCGCACTCGCCTTCACCAAGCCGTTCTATTCGGGCGGGCTCATCAACCGGCGCTCAGTGATCAAGTCGGCCTACGCCCAACTCCTGTTCACCCTGACCGGCGCCGACGAGGATCAGGTCGAGAAACTGCGCGCGCACGTCACCGACATGTGCCGCGGGTGGCCGGTGGACCAGATCAACTCGATCGTGCAGGAGACGCTGCACGACATCGTCGAGCCCCTGGTCTTCGCCGAGGCGACCGAACTCATCGCCAACCACCAGGCGCGCGGTCACGCCGTCGTCCTCATCTCCGCGTCGGGCCGCGAGATGGTCGAGCCCATTGGCGAGATGCTCGGCGTCGACGCGGTGCGCGCGAGTCGCATGGCGGTCACCGACGGCCGCTATTCCGGCGAACTCGAGTTCTACTGCTACGGCACCGCCAAGGCCGACGCCATGCGCGAGCTCGCCGAGCAGCTCGGATACGACCTCGCGGAGTGTTACGCCTACTCCGACTCGATCACCGACCTGCCCATGCTCGCCGCCGTCGGCCACCCCACCGCCGTCAATCCCGACCGGGCGTTGCGCAAGGAGGCCACGGCCAACGGGTGGCCGATCCTCGCCTTCGATCGACCGGTCGGGCTCTCCGACCGACTGACCCCGTCGCCGCGCACCCTGGCCGTGTCGGCGGCCACCGGGGCCGGAGTCGCGGCGATCGGCGCGGCCTTCTACTACGGCTGGCTGCGCCGGCGACTGCATGCCTGA
- a CDS encoding triacylglycerol lipase → MLMSGKTLGWGRGRPATKRALAAVAAVLCAGAAAVTVAPTASATPHYPENYNFFGGIPNELVNHGGSLPGTNLARCTPSPQHPRPVVLVHGTGGGQQTNWGAYASMLANRGYCVYALTYGTLPLPWPFTAVGGMGPIEQSARQLRVFVDDVLKRTGASTVDLVGHSQGTFMPTYYLKFLGGAPKVTNYVSLAPLWQGTSGSLMVPVSRFLGGLGAGDRWLPICQACSQMLPGSAMVDKVWRGGSPYVRGIHYTNISTRYDELVLPYTSGQVPARRPGESVRNIVVQDTCAQDFSDHMAIAGSRRAAYMVLNALDPQHPVKVPCMTVPPFTG, encoded by the coding sequence ATGCTGATGTCCGGAAAGACGCTGGGATGGGGCCGGGGACGGCCCGCGACTAAACGCGCGCTGGCCGCCGTGGCGGCCGTGCTCTGCGCCGGAGCGGCCGCGGTGACCGTCGCCCCCACCGCGAGCGCGACACCGCACTACCCGGAGAACTACAACTTCTTCGGCGGCATCCCCAACGAACTCGTCAATCATGGTGGCTCCCTTCCCGGGACGAACCTGGCCCGGTGCACGCCGTCGCCGCAGCACCCGCGCCCGGTGGTGCTGGTCCACGGCACCGGCGGCGGGCAGCAGACCAACTGGGGTGCGTATGCGTCGATGCTCGCCAACCGCGGCTACTGCGTCTACGCGCTGACCTACGGCACGTTGCCGCTGCCGTGGCCGTTCACCGCCGTCGGCGGGATGGGGCCGATCGAGCAATCCGCGCGCCAGCTGCGCGTCTTCGTCGACGACGTGCTCAAGCGGACCGGGGCGAGCACCGTCGACCTGGTCGGTCATTCCCAGGGAACCTTCATGCCGACGTACTACCTGAAGTTCCTCGGCGGGGCGCCCAAGGTCACCAACTACGTCTCCTTGGCGCCGCTGTGGCAGGGGACCAGCGGGTCGTTGATGGTTCCGGTCTCGCGGTTCCTCGGCGGACTGGGCGCGGGCGACCGATGGCTCCCGATCTGCCAGGCCTGCAGCCAGATGCTGCCGGGTTCGGCGATGGTCGACAAGGTCTGGCGCGGTGGATCCCCCTACGTGCGCGGGATCCACTACACCAACATCTCCACGCGTTACGACGAGCTCGTGCTGCCCTACACCAGCGGTCAGGTCCCGGCCCGTCGCCCCGGGGAGAGCGTGCGCAACATCGTCGTCCAAGACACCTGTGCGCAGGACTTCAGCGACCACATGGCGATCGCCGGATCGCGGCGCGCGGCCTACATGGTGCTCAACGCGTTGGATCCGCAGCACCCGGTGAAGGTGCCGTGCATGACCGTCCCGCCCTTCACCGGGTGA
- a CDS encoding LuxR C-terminal-related transcriptional regulator, with the protein MVDHWPLTGRENELDALLEALKSGARSVIVTGDAGVGKSRLLEELAAQAKRRVIRITGFAATRDIPFGATSSWLGTAPPDPALLIESVLATIAGDRTPGTAPPLVLVDDAQWLDDVSATVVNRLASRRLASVVVALRTLSDAPDPIVAMHRDPNVDHLPLASLSVTETEDLLAGVLGGRLHRQTAQELWKLTSGNLLYVREITTADVASGKLARDAGGEWVWDGGPSVADSLTELIGAQLGRLDETTTELVDVLAIAGTLGVDALGSVHGLSTADVERAVADHLVVVDAETGTARLVHPLYAEVRLQRMGRLRRSRLQSAVADALGAHPSGNPRDAMLRAVAAMESGAAHDPGLYLAGAAAASAWCDLDLTLTLARAAIDAGGGFPAEMMLAYHLTTANQGAEADRALAALLARPDLSPDQTMLLAYMYAGNRFWVMQRPDEAERILADAIAAAEPDTNLSTLISLRGAFASYLGHHDDALRLTAEALEDPSLIGMPHIFCAMGRTISLGAMGHYTRLDEFRRRAHEDAAISVPGSIRYTLMTLELQAHAIAGDLTTATEIADTYSTEADDLPGFARTLTTYMRGYAAYFRGEVTEATDCIRGVVARLADDPRATPGWEYACRNRLAALYAMAGNTERAAEHHAWIADHPHPAIAYVDTELLVSRGWAAAAAGQVSQAIACAGAAAELARDRGESGNEVLALQHATQWGDASTAVRLAELAHLTDGPRPPLAARHARALADRDADGLWECSHDWTAMGDSVAAVDAAAQAAVLFRAADRRGQAQLAGDAAARTAADRGFSTPALRAMTAPAELTRREAEIVAQVAQGLSNREIADRLGLSSRTVEGHIYRAMTKTDCSNRSELAALIDERHDSVS; encoded by the coding sequence GTGGTCGATCACTGGCCGCTGACGGGGCGGGAAAACGAACTGGATGCGCTGCTCGAGGCGTTGAAGTCCGGCGCGCGCAGCGTCATCGTGACCGGGGACGCCGGCGTCGGCAAGTCACGACTGTTGGAAGAGCTTGCCGCGCAAGCCAAACGGCGCGTCATTCGGATCACCGGATTCGCCGCCACCAGGGATATCCCGTTCGGCGCGACATCGTCCTGGCTCGGCACGGCCCCGCCCGACCCCGCCCTCCTCATCGAGTCCGTACTGGCGACGATCGCGGGCGACCGTACTCCCGGCACGGCTCCACCACTGGTCCTCGTCGACGACGCGCAGTGGCTCGACGACGTATCCGCGACCGTCGTCAACCGTCTCGCCAGCCGTCGACTCGCATCGGTCGTCGTCGCCCTGCGGACCCTGTCCGACGCTCCCGACCCGATCGTCGCGATGCACCGCGACCCGAACGTCGACCACCTGCCGTTGGCGTCGTTGAGCGTTACCGAAACCGAAGACCTGCTGGCGGGGGTACTCGGGGGTCGGCTGCACCGCCAGACGGCCCAGGAACTGTGGAAACTCACTTCCGGCAACCTGCTCTACGTTCGCGAGATCACCACGGCCGACGTCGCGTCGGGCAAGCTCGCCCGCGATGCCGGCGGCGAATGGGTGTGGGACGGCGGACCGTCGGTGGCCGACTCGCTCACCGAATTGATCGGCGCGCAACTGGGCCGTCTCGACGAGACGACCACCGAACTCGTCGACGTGCTCGCCATCGCCGGCACGTTGGGCGTCGACGCGCTCGGAAGCGTGCACGGGCTGTCCACCGCCGACGTCGAACGCGCGGTTGCCGATCACCTCGTCGTCGTCGACGCGGAAACCGGCACCGCTCGCCTGGTGCATCCGCTCTACGCCGAGGTGCGGCTGCAGCGGATGGGTCGATTGCGGCGATCCCGGCTGCAGAGTGCGGTCGCCGACGCGCTCGGCGCCCATCCCAGCGGCAACCCGCGCGACGCGATGCTGCGGGCGGTTGCCGCGATGGAGTCCGGTGCGGCCCACGACCCCGGTCTCTATCTCGCCGGGGCCGCCGCGGCGTCCGCGTGGTGCGATCTCGATCTGACATTGACCCTGGCGCGAGCGGCCATCGACGCGGGTGGTGGCTTCCCCGCCGAAATGATGCTCGCCTACCACCTCACGACCGCCAACCAGGGCGCCGAGGCGGACCGGGCATTGGCGGCCCTGCTCGCGCGGCCCGATCTCTCCCCCGATCAGACGATGCTCCTGGCCTACATGTACGCGGGAAACCGTTTCTGGGTCATGCAACGCCCCGACGAGGCGGAACGCATCCTCGCCGATGCGATAGCGGCGGCAGAACCCGACACCAACCTGTCCACGCTGATCTCGTTGCGCGGCGCCTTCGCCTCCTACCTCGGCCACCACGACGACGCGCTCCGACTGACCGCCGAGGCACTCGAGGACCCCTCGCTCATCGGGATGCCCCACATCTTCTGCGCAATGGGCCGCACGATCAGCCTGGGCGCCATGGGTCACTACACGCGCCTCGACGAGTTCCGCCGCCGAGCCCACGAGGATGCCGCGATCAGCGTGCCCGGCTCGATCCGCTACACCCTGATGACGCTCGAACTGCAAGCCCACGCGATCGCCGGCGATCTCACGACTGCCACGGAGATAGCCGACACCTACAGCACCGAGGCCGACGATCTACCCGGCTTCGCTCGCACGCTCACCACCTACATGCGCGGCTACGCCGCCTACTTCCGGGGCGAAGTCACCGAGGCGACGGACTGTATCCGCGGCGTGGTCGCGCGGCTCGCCGACGACCCGCGCGCAACACCCGGCTGGGAATACGCGTGCCGCAACCGCCTTGCCGCGCTGTACGCGATGGCCGGCAACACCGAGCGCGCCGCCGAGCACCACGCGTGGATCGCCGATCACCCGCACCCGGCCATCGCCTATGTCGACACCGAGCTGCTCGTCTCCCGAGGCTGGGCCGCCGCAGCCGCCGGACAAGTGTCCCAAGCGATCGCCTGTGCGGGCGCTGCAGCCGAACTCGCCCGGGACCGCGGGGAGTCGGGCAACGAGGTCCTCGCATTGCAGCACGCCACCCAATGGGGCGATGCGTCGACAGCCGTACGCCTGGCCGAACTCGCCCACCTCACCGACGGCCCCCGACCGCCTCTCGCCGCCCGCCATGCACGGGCACTGGCCGATCGCGACGCCGACGGCCTCTGGGAGTGTTCCCACGATTGGACCGCCATGGGTGACAGTGTGGCCGCCGTCGACGCCGCCGCGCAGGCCGCGGTGCTGTTCCGCGCGGCCGATCGTCGAGGACAAGCCCAGCTGGCCGGAGACGCCGCCGCTCGGACGGCCGCCGACCGCGGCTTCAGCACCCCCGCTCTGCGGGCCATGACCGCACCGGCAGAGCTGACGCGGCGGGAAGCCGAGATCGTCGCGCAGGTCGCACAGGGGCTCTCCAACCGGGAGATCGCCGATCGCCTGGGATTGTCGTCGCGAACCGTCGAGGGTCATATCTACCGCGCGATGACCAAGACGGACTGTTCCAATCGAAGCGAGTTAGCCGCGCTCATCGACGAGAGACACGACAGCGTGTCCTGA
- the ssd gene encoding septum site-determining protein Ssd — translation MSELLVMVEPEMVDDVGRCAAAAGYAIVPGDPADCAAEWLRADAVVVDDVAVAVLGGAMLPRRSGVFLVCPPQTPPSVWRAAMAVGVGEGFELPAHEEGLVCALSESRFPARGDGKVLAVLGGHGGAGATTLAAVAGMAAARGNVERATLLISPDEIGSGADLLLGIENADGVRARDLNAVGGRLSHSALHEALPRAQTLRVLAAGRGADRPVRAESVVAAVDAGRMGGDIVVVDVPRTRAEMRDELLRRADLVILLCQANLPAIAAARATGESLPGPPCPVELVLRGPAPGGLRAEEMARAVRAPLLGSYRSDPSLPKQLESRPLRLRERSPLGVIGRRLCARLDEVTA, via the coding sequence ATGAGCGAATTGCTGGTGATGGTCGAACCGGAGATGGTCGACGACGTCGGTCGGTGCGCGGCCGCGGCGGGCTACGCGATTGTGCCCGGCGATCCCGCCGACTGCGCGGCCGAGTGGCTGCGCGCCGACGCGGTGGTCGTCGACGATGTCGCGGTCGCGGTCCTCGGTGGGGCGATGCTCCCGCGCCGGTCCGGTGTGTTCCTGGTGTGCCCGCCGCAGACTCCGCCCAGCGTGTGGCGGGCGGCTATGGCGGTCGGAGTCGGCGAGGGATTCGAGCTGCCGGCGCACGAGGAGGGATTGGTCTGCGCGCTGAGCGAGTCGCGGTTTCCCGCTCGCGGCGACGGCAAGGTGCTGGCGGTCCTCGGCGGGCACGGCGGGGCCGGTGCGACGACGCTCGCCGCGGTGGCGGGGATGGCAGCGGCACGCGGCAATGTCGAACGGGCGACGTTGCTGATCAGCCCCGACGAGATCGGGTCGGGGGCAGACCTGCTGCTCGGGATCGAGAACGCAGACGGCGTGCGGGCGCGCGATCTGAACGCGGTCGGCGGAAGGTTGAGTCACTCGGCGCTGCACGAGGCGCTTCCCCGCGCGCAAACGCTACGGGTACTCGCGGCCGGGCGCGGCGCCGATCGCCCGGTGCGGGCCGAGTCGGTGGTTGCCGCGGTCGACGCCGGTCGCATGGGCGGCGACATCGTCGTCGTCGACGTTCCGCGGACCCGCGCCGAGATGCGCGACGAACTGCTGCGCCGGGCCGATCTGGTCATCCTGTTGTGTCAGGCCAACCTGCCCGCGATCGCCGCCGCCCGGGCCACCGGCGAGAGCCTGCCCGGCCCGCCTTGCCCGGTCGAGCTGGTGCTGCGCGGACCGGCACCCGGCGGGCTGCGCGCCGAGGAGATGGCGCGGGCGGTGCGCGCCCCACTATTGGGTAGCTATCGATCCGACCCGTCACTGCCCAAGCAGTTGGAGAGTCGCCCGCTGCGGCTGCGGGAGCGCAGCCCGCTCGGTGTGATCGGCCGTCGCCTGTGCGCGCGCCTCGACGAGGTGACCGCGTGA
- a CDS encoding TadA family conjugal transfer-associated ATPase, protein MSAPVVASSLVDRVRERLAQTAGVSGPPSVESIAAAIRAESGGVLGDTDLLATLRHLQTEFVGAGPLEALLADAATTDILVVGPDAVWVDAGAGLVREPSVGFDDEAAVRRLAARLALGAGRRLDDAQPWVDGQLRDIGRHGVTVRLHAVIPPIAADGTCLSLRVLRPAQQDFASLVAGGAVPTEVRDLIVDVVRMRLAFLVAGGTGAGKTTLLNSLLGLVGTSERIVCVEDAPELRPQHPHVVRLVARAANAEGAGEVPLRTLVRQALRMRPDRIVVGEVRGAEVVDLLAALNTGHDGGAGTVHANSAAEVPARLEALAALGGLERFALHSQLAAAVQVVFVVGRDGGGVRALTQIGLVRRGRDGLVEIAPVWLRDKGFQPSHGELCRLLAERS, encoded by the coding sequence GTGAGCGCGCCGGTGGTCGCCTCGTCACTCGTCGACCGGGTCCGGGAGCGTCTGGCGCAGACGGCCGGGGTATCGGGACCGCCGTCGGTCGAGTCGATCGCCGCGGCCATCCGGGCCGAATCCGGCGGGGTCCTCGGCGATACCGATCTACTCGCGACGCTGCGTCATCTGCAGACCGAGTTCGTCGGAGCCGGGCCGCTGGAGGCACTGCTCGCCGACGCCGCCACCACCGACATCCTGGTGGTCGGGCCGGATGCGGTGTGGGTGGACGCCGGTGCGGGTCTGGTGCGCGAGCCGTCGGTCGGGTTCGACGACGAGGCGGCGGTCCGTCGACTGGCGGCCCGGTTGGCGCTCGGTGCCGGCCGTCGCCTCGACGATGCGCAGCCGTGGGTCGACGGACAGTTGCGCGACATCGGTCGCCACGGCGTGACGGTGCGACTGCATGCCGTGATCCCGCCGATCGCGGCGGACGGAACGTGTCTGTCCTTGCGGGTGCTGCGGCCCGCGCAGCAGGATTTCGCCTCACTGGTGGCGGGTGGTGCGGTGCCGACGGAGGTGCGCGACCTGATCGTCGACGTGGTCCGGATGCGGCTGGCCTTCCTCGTCGCCGGCGGCACGGGTGCAGGCAAGACCACGCTGCTCAACAGTTTGCTCGGCCTCGTCGGGACATCCGAGCGGATCGTGTGCGTCGAAGATGCGCCGGAGTTGCGCCCGCAGCATCCGCATGTCGTGCGACTGGTCGCCCGCGCAGCCAACGCGGAGGGCGCTGGCGAGGTCCCGCTGCGCACGCTGGTCCGGCAGGCGTTGCGGATGCGCCCGGACCGCATCGTCGTCGGTGAGGTGCGCGGCGCGGAGGTCGTCGACTTGTTGGCCGCCCTCAACACCGGGCATGACGGCGGCGCGGGGACCGTGCATGCCAACTCCGCCGCAGAGGTGCCTGCTCGATTGGAGGCGCTCGCCGCACTCGGCGGACTGGAGCGATTCGCCCTGCACAGCCAGCTGGCCGCGGCGGTCCAGGTCGTGTTCGTCGTCGGGCGGGACGGCGGCGGCGTGCGGGCGTTGACTCAGATCGGGTTGGTGCGGCGCGGTCGTGACGGTCTAGTGGAGATCGCACCGGTGTGGCTGCGCGACAAGGGGTTTCAGCCTTCGCATGGAGAGCTGTGCCGGTTGCTGGCGGAGCGGTCATGA
- a CDS encoding type II secretion system F family protein, whose translation MACVAVAALVGSPAVLVAVGIAGAAVVWMARRAAREREAAAREAAVLQATAAVIAELSVGSTPSAACATAAAEIRIDDPTSAVGADLAALAARVQLGGDVAATSAGAAAVIAQSWAVAARFGLPLAELLVSRRADLVERQRFAARTKAGLAGPRATARVLAVLPVFGIVMGQAIGADPIGVLLAPGVGGILLVAGTALAAVGVAWSERIIERAIR comes from the coding sequence GTGGCCTGTGTAGCCGTCGCGGCGCTCGTCGGGTCACCGGCGGTTCTGGTCGCGGTGGGTATCGCGGGTGCCGCGGTGGTGTGGATGGCGCGCCGCGCGGCCCGGGAGCGCGAGGCGGCTGCGCGCGAGGCCGCGGTTCTGCAGGCGACCGCCGCCGTGATCGCCGAACTCTCGGTCGGCTCGACACCCTCGGCTGCCTGCGCGACGGCCGCGGCGGAGATCCGGATCGACGATCCCACGTCGGCTGTTGGTGCCGATCTCGCCGCGTTGGCGGCCCGGGTACAACTCGGTGGCGATGTCGCTGCGACGTCGGCCGGCGCGGCGGCGGTGATCGCCCAGTCGTGGGCGGTGGCGGCCCGGTTCGGGCTGCCGCTGGCGGAACTCCTAGTGAGCCGTCGTGCCGATCTCGTCGAGCGGCAGCGGTTCGCGGCTCGGACCAAAGCGGGGTTGGCGGGTCCGCGGGCGACGGCTCGGGTGCTCGCGGTCCTTCCGGTATTCGGGATCGTCATGGGGCAGGCAATCGGCGCGGATCCGATCGGGGTACTCCTGGCGCCGGGTGTCGGCGGAATCCTGCTGGTGGCGGGCACGGCACTCGCGGCAGTCGGCGTGGCGTGGTCCGAGCGGATCATCGAGCGGGCGATCCGATGA
- a CDS encoding type II secretion system F family protein yields the protein MSVAAVLLAAALLAMPPVTAPLRRLDRSVPTHTESAPMTGGPFDEAAACELLAVCLRSGLSTARAVAAVAASTSGDLAAALGRVAELLALGTDAPYAWTLGAGGSSLADVSALVRRTSSSGAAFAAGLDELARRRREDAQDAALAEAERAGVRISAPLGLCFLPAFVVVGIAPVVVGLASTVLAGV from the coding sequence ATGAGTGTGGCGGCGGTGTTGCTCGCCGCGGCATTGCTCGCGATGCCGCCGGTGACTGCGCCGCTGCGACGGCTCGACCGATCGGTCCCGACGCACACGGAGTCGGCGCCGATGACAGGTGGACCCTTCGACGAGGCGGCAGCCTGCGAATTGCTCGCGGTATGCCTGCGCAGCGGGCTGTCGACGGCACGAGCCGTTGCGGCCGTTGCGGCGTCGACCTCCGGCGATCTGGCCGCGGCATTGGGGCGAGTCGCCGAGCTGCTGGCCCTCGGCACGGATGCACCCTACGCCTGGACGCTCGGTGCGGGCGGGTCGAGTCTTGCCGACGTGTCGGCGCTGGTGCGGCGGACATCCTCGTCGGGTGCCGCGTTCGCTGCCGGGCTCGACGAGCTGGCACGGCGACGTCGGGAGGATGCGCAGGACGCGGCGCTCGCCGAGGCCGAACGGGCCGGTGTGCGGATCAGTGCGCCGCTGGGCTTGTGTTTCCTGCCGGCCTTCGTGGTGGTGGGTATCGCGCCGGTGGTCGTCGGGCTCGCCTCGACGGTGCTCGCGGGGGTGTGA
- a CDS encoding DUF4244 domain-containing protein: MAPQMIRFVREMWRDDSGMSTVEYAIGTIAAAGFGALLYTVVTGDNIVGALTNIIAKALSTTVG, translated from the coding sequence ATGGCACCGCAGATGATCCGGTTTGTCCGGGAGATGTGGCGCGACGACTCCGGCATGAGCACGGTCGAGTACGCGATCGGGACGATCGCTGCCGCCGGTTTCGGGGCGTTGCTCTACACGGTGGTCACCGGCGACAACATCGTGGGGGCGTTGACGAACATCATCGCCAAGGCGCTTTCGACGACGGTCGGGTGA
- a CDS encoding TadE family type IV pilus minor pilin, whose protein sequence is MATVEAAYAIAAIAVVLLVCVGALAAMTSAVRCTDAAREVARLTAAGDSRAHTVGAAVAPKDARISVTVSGGRVVVVVEADAALLPMLTVSGRAVAAMEPDGEGDDAPAGVGAPTDR, encoded by the coding sequence ATGGCAACCGTCGAGGCGGCGTATGCGATCGCGGCCATCGCGGTGGTGCTGCTCGTGTGCGTCGGGGCCTTGGCGGCGATGACGTCGGCCGTTCGGTGCACCGATGCGGCGCGGGAGGTCGCGCGGCTGACCGCGGCCGGGGATTCGAGGGCGCACACTGTCGGCGCCGCGGTCGCACCGAAAGACGCGCGTATCTCGGTCACGGTCAGCGGCGGGCGGGTCGTCGTCGTGGTCGAGGCCGATGCGGCCCTGCTGCCGATGCTGACGGTGAGCGGGCGTGCGGTGGCGGCGATGGAACCCGACGGGGAGGGAGACGATGCGCCCGCGGGCGTGGGTGCGCCGACTGATCGCTGA
- a CDS encoding Rv3654c family TadE-like protein, whose product MRPRAWVRRLIADDEGAATIVGVAVVACLVALTAMLMYLGSAVVARHRVASAADLAALAAASALMTADGEPCVVAEHVVRAQGDVAMRVELCRIDGEFVDLTVAAKVGLGPFGLQTARASARAGPERGGV is encoded by the coding sequence ATGCGCCCGCGGGCGTGGGTGCGCCGACTGATCGCTGACGACGAGGGCGCGGCCACCATCGTCGGCGTGGCGGTGGTCGCGTGTCTGGTCGCGCTCACCGCGATGCTCATGTACCTGGGGTCGGCGGTGGTGGCGCGGCATCGAGTGGCGTCGGCCGCCGACCTCGCGGCGCTGGCAGCGGCCTCGGCGTTGATGACCGCCGACGGTGAGCCGTGCGTCGTCGCGGAGCACGTGGTGCGGGCCCAGGGCGACGTGGCGATGCGGGTGGAACTGTGCCGGATCGACGGGGAATTCGTCGACCTGACGGTCGCCGCGAAGGTCGGGTTGGGGCCGTTCGGTCTTCAGACCGCGCGGGCAAGCGCTCGGGCCGGTCCGGAGCGCGGCGGCGTCTGA
- a CDS encoding arylsulfotransferase family protein codes for MKPTRIRRSAWLLPAVALLSAVAVAAPASAAPLPSLPIGPPAYTVHVDRGGAPGYVFYSTGMSAAAVIPAVPGMANPASNVIATKSGRVVWQYTAPRGQGVANFRMQTLNGRKVLTWWQGSSNGGHGTGHDVIAEAKPGPVRIIKRLGPGGGLSSDVHEFRLTADGRALITSYQPMTADLRSIGGPARGTMLDCIASVVDVNSGRVLARWRASQHVPLTDSESPRGVGPGAPFDPFHMNSIALAPSGNLIISMRNTATVYEVNPRTGAIVWRLGGKRPTLRAPGVEFAFQHDAEFVGPHTITLFNNNSSGTDTRGTSSAMTIDIDAVHGRASLVHDRHHPAGVTAFAMGNVQTLPDGHQFVGWGIAPRISEFDGAGRLVYDASLPVGSYRAFLEAWNP; via the coding sequence ATGAAACCCACGCGAATCCGCCGGTCGGCCTGGTTGCTCCCCGCCGTCGCACTGCTGTCCGCGGTGGCGGTCGCGGCTCCGGCGAGCGCGGCACCGCTGCCGTCGCTGCCGATCGGCCCGCCGGCGTACACCGTGCACGTGGACCGCGGCGGGGCACCGGGCTACGTCTTCTATTCGACGGGGATGAGCGCAGCAGCCGTCATCCCCGCGGTGCCCGGCATGGCCAACCCGGCGTCGAATGTGATCGCGACGAAGTCGGGGCGCGTCGTCTGGCAATACACCGCGCCGCGCGGTCAGGGCGTGGCCAACTTCCGGATGCAGACCCTCAACGGGCGAAAGGTGCTCACCTGGTGGCAGGGCTCGTCGAACGGCGGCCACGGCACCGGGCACGACGTCATCGCCGAAGCCAAGCCCGGGCCGGTGCGGATCATCAAGCGCCTCGGTCCCGGTGGTGGTCTGAGTTCGGATGTCCACGAGTTCCGGCTCACGGCTGACGGTCGGGCGCTGATCACCTCCTACCAACCGATGACCGCGGACCTGCGCTCGATCGGCGGCCCGGCGCGGGGCACGATGCTCGATTGCATCGCCTCGGTGGTCGACGTGAACAGCGGCCGGGTGCTGGCCCGATGGCGGGCGTCGCAACACGTGCCGCTGACCGACAGCGAGTCGCCGCGTGGCGTCGGGCCGGGCGCACCGTTCGACCCGTTCCACATGAACTCGATCGCGTTGGCGCCCTCCGGAAACCTGATCATCTCGATGCGCAACACGGCCACCGTGTACGAGGTGAACCCCCGCACCGGGGCGATCGTCTGGCGCCTGGGCGGCAAGCGACCGACCTTGCGCGCCCCCGGCGTCGAATTCGCCTTCCAGCACGACGCGGAGTTCGTCGGCCCGCACACGATCACCCTGTTCAACAACAACTCGAGCGGTACGGATACGCGCGGGACGTCGAGTGCGATGACGATCGACATCGACGCGGTGCACGGTCGGGCCAGCCTGGTGCACGACCGCCACCACCCGGCCGGGGTGACGGCGTTCGCGATGGGCAACGTGCAGACGCTGCCCGACGGCCATCAGTTCGTCGGGTGGGGCATCGCCCCGCGGATCTCCGAGTTCGACGGTGCCGGGCGCCTGGTCTACGACGCCTCGCTTCCGGTCGGCAGCTACCGCGCCTTCCTCGAGGCGTGGAATCCGTGA